A stretch of the Salvia splendens isolate huo1 unplaced genomic scaffold, SspV2 ctg712, whole genome shotgun sequence genome encodes the following:
- the LOC121791070 gene encoding probable glycosyltransferase At3g07620 codes for METRRLLWFMAFAFSLVLLVQYIELPYGYVISSLLSTGKAGVATADSFSANGTGDPVNQAVSGGPDASSVSQNVTEVVGEKKKPDTSKHSSDAFGGDERVVERSSGDFLEMNLSNKSLAAETGSNQHKHELPMSSDTSSRNSSIDSLQGADAAPPSIKDDDRAPLVSSPLYSPSNASSPVRERPSLTHSQLSTEVSNSAIRRAPKSTRIKGAPTVVVPISKMNDLLSQSRVSYHSMKARWPSKADDELLNAKRLIVSADSVAKNPRVDVSIYRNFSAFARSYELMEKTLKIYIYSEGERPIFHEPELNGIYASEGWFMKQLQENKHFVTKNGDKAHLFYLPFSSHVLQEVLYVPDSHSRKNLVRYLSSYLKNITTTHRFWDRTNGTDHFLVACHDWAPAETGRIMNNCIRALCNANAKGGFQFGKDISLPETYVRDAKSPLKSLGGKPPSQRHILAFFAGKMHGYLRPILLDHWENKDPDMKISGKLQKGKDQTYIQYMKSSKYCISAKGYEPYTPRVVEAIFYECVPVILSDNYIPPFFETLNWESFAVFILEKDIPKLKKILASIPEKRYVEMQQRVRLVQKHFLWHDKPVKFDIFHMILHSLWYTRVVNIGA; via the exons ATGGAAACTCGAAGGCTGCTGTGGTTTATGGCTTTTGCCTTTTCACTGGTTTTATTGGTTCAGTACATTGAACTCCCATATGGTTATGTTATATCATCTTTATTGTCAACTGGCAAAGCCGGAGTAGCAACAGCTGACAGTTTCTCAGCTAATGGGACGGGGGATCCAGTTAATCAGGCAGTTTCTGGTGGTCCGGATGCTTCTAGTGTGTCTCAGAATGTAACAGAGGTGGTGGGTGAGAAAAAGAAGCCAGACACGAGCAAGCACTCTAGTGATGCTTTTGGTGGTGATGAGCGTGTAGTTGAGCGCTCGTCTGGAGATTTTCTGGAGATGAACCTCTCCAACAAGAGTTTGGCTGCGGAAACAGGTAGTAATCAGCACAAGCACGAGCTGCCAATGTCGAGTGACACTTCTTCGAGAAACTCATCAATAGATAGCCTTCAAGGTGCAGATGCAGCTCCTCCGTCCATCAAAGATGATGACAGAGCTCCCCTGGTTTCAAGTCCACTCTATTCACCCTCCAACGCCTCGTCTCCAGTAAGAGAGAGGCCTAGTTTGACACACAGTCAGCTTTCAACTGAAGTCAGCAATTCAGCCATCAGAAGGGCTCCTAAGTCGACAAGGATCAAGGGAGCGCCCACTGTGGTCGTGCCAATATCTAAGATGAATGATCTTCTGAGCCAGAGCCGTGTTTCGTATCATTCTATG AAAGCTAGGTGGCCTTCAAAAGCAGACGATGAATTGCTGAATGCGAAGAGACTGATTGTGAGCGCAGACTCTGTGGCGAAGAACCCTCGTGTCGACGTTAGCATCTACAGAAACTTCTCTGCATTTGCAAG GAGCTACGAATTGATGGAGAAGACTCTAAAGATTTACATATACAGCGAAGGAGAAAGGCCCATTTTCCATGAACCCGAGCTCAATGGGATATATGCTTCCGAAGGATGGTTCATGAAGCAGCTGCAAGAAAACAAGCATTTTGTCACCAAGAACGGCGACAAAGCCCATCTGTTTTACTTGCCCTTCAGCTCACACGTGCTGCAGGAGGTTCTCTACGTGCCTGACTCCCACAGTCGTAAGAACTTGGTCCGTTACCTGAGTAGCTACCTCAAGAACATCACGACCACACACCGTTTCTGGGACAGAACCAATGGGACTGACCATTTCCTCGTTGCCTGCCATGATTGG GCACCTGCAGAGACGGGGCGGATTATGAACAACTGCATCAGAGCTCTATGCAACGCGAATGCCAAGGGAGGGTTCCAGTTCGGAAAAGACATATCCCTACCTGAAACGTACGTACGAGATGCCAAGAGCCCTCTCAAGAGCCTCGGAGGGAAACCACCCTCCCAACGCCACATCCTAGCCTTCTTTGCAGGGAAAATGCACGGCTATCTCCGCCCCATTTTGCTCGACCACTGGGAGAACAAGGACCCCGACATGAAGATCTCCGGCAAGCTGCAGAAGGGGAAGGATCAGACCTACATCCAATACATGAAGAGCAGCAAATACTGCATCAGCGCCAAGGGATACGAGCCCTACACTCCGCGTGTTGTTGAGGCCATCTTTTACGAGTGCGTGCCAGTGATCTTATCAGACAACTACATCCCCCCGTTCTTCGAGACGCTCAACTGGGAGTCCTTTGCGGTGTTTATACTAGAGAAGGACATTCCCAAGTTGAAGAAGATCCTTGCATCCATCCCAGAAAAGAGGTATGTTGAGATGCAGCAAAGGGTGAGGTTGGTGCAGAAGCATTTTCTCTGGCATGATAAGCCTGTGAAGTTTGATATTTTTCATATGATACTTCACTCGTTGTGGTATACTAGGGTTGTGAACATAGGTGCTTAG
- the LOC121791068 gene encoding uncharacterized protein LOC121791068 — MGSIDCLHWEWRNCLVAWKGQFTTGFKSKPPSMILEAVADYRLRIWHAYFGVARSHNDINVLQSSPLFNEQCRGEGPKTSFVGNGTQYNRGYYLADGIDPHWPVFVKTIRHPVGPKKSYFAQRQEDDEGSDAERWESDDGASSRHSVVTAPLQMGVPRSNEYLLQAFTDMRRKHDISSS, encoded by the exons atgggcagcatagattgccTGCACTGGGAATGGAGGAACTGTCTGGTGGCTTGGAAAGGGCAGTTCACTACCGGCTTCAAAAGTAAACCCCCttcgatgattctggaagccgtgGCTGACTACCGGTTacggatttggcatgcgtatttcggtgttgcaaGATCtcacaacgacatcaacgttctgcaGTCGTCGCCTCTCTTCAATGAGCAGTGCCGGGGTGAGGGTCCAAAGACCAGCTTCGTGGGCAACGGCACGCAGTACAAtaggggctactatttggcagatgggatagaCCCTCATTGGCCCGtatttgtgaagacgatccggcaTCCAGTTGGTCCGAAGAAATCCTATTTCGCACAACGTCAAGAGG ATGATGAAGGATCGGATGCAGAGCGTTGGGAATCAGACGATGGTGCTAGTTCAAGACACAGTGTTGTGACCGCGCCCCTGCAAATGGGTGTACCACGCAGTAATGAATACTTGCTCCAAGCTTTCACCGATATGCGTAGGAAACATGACATATCCAGCTCCTGA